One region of Pygocentrus nattereri isolate fPygNat1 chromosome 14, fPygNat1.pri, whole genome shotgun sequence genomic DNA includes:
- the elob gene encoding elongin-B, whose protein sequence is MDVFLMIRRHKTTIFTDAKESTTVYELKRIVEGILKRPPEEQRLYKDDMLLEDSKTLGDCGFTNQTARPQAPATVGLAFRISDDAFEPLRVEPFSTPPELPDVMKPQDSGSTANEQAVQ, encoded by the exons ATG GATGTGTTTTTGATGATCAGACGTCACAAGACAACCATCTTCACGGATGCTAAGGAGTCGACCACAGTCTACGAGCTCAAGCGTATCGTGGAAGGCATTCTTAAGCGGCCACCGGAGGAACAGAGACTTTACAAG GATGACATGTTGCTAGAAGACAGCAAGACACTTGGAGACTGTGGATTCACAAACCAGACAGCGAGACCCCAGGCTCCGGCTACAGTAGGACTGGCCTTCCGCATCAGTG ATGATGCCTTTGAGCCTCTGCGAGTGGAGCCGTTCTCCACTCCTCCTGAACTGCCCGATGTGATGAAGCCCCAAGACTCCGGCAGCACTGCCAACGAGCAGGCAGTGCAGTGA